One segment of Rosa chinensis cultivar Old Blush chromosome 6, RchiOBHm-V2, whole genome shotgun sequence DNA contains the following:
- the LOC112170862 gene encoding uncharacterized protein LOC112170862, with translation MEIPDDHFPYVNISAPTSPGICSPHNNLYFYSVPSSPTRETSTGTSPLIGYQTDLNECPTPMSYHDANAYLDDFEFETGLNFSLDVGDQSLVQSGPFGHDRKPRQRGDSLPISMAFADELFCDGKVMPLAPPLKLPPRLQRNRNEKLASQAETGASVPGSPSNFVLKLPFGYKRLWNDDFDPFMAALKNVKEEKKKKASAATPSYATNNQTTNEPGDEDATTSAPAPEPISREMGGQIVPKRQLTQPKGVEFARQVRLIQMGQMSKLDKLGKQSERDEKAESMRKKPTFLRRLSFKSGRAAHCEEKRVSHSRPHSQLSKMALMNYKPRGLLCLGYKTS, from the coding sequence ATGGAAATCCCAGATGATCACTTTCCCTATGTTAATATTAGTGCACCCACCAGTCCTGGTATATGCAGCCCTCACAATAACCTCTACTTCTACAGTGTTCCGAGTAGTCCTACCAGAGAAACCTCAACTGGTACTAGTCCATTAATTGGTTACCAAACTGATCTAAATGAGTGCCCTACACCAATGTCATACCACGACGCCAATGCCTATCTCGATgactttgagtttgaaaccgGTCTAAATTTTAGTCTTGATGTTGGTGATCAAAGTCTGGTCCAATCGGGCCCGTTTGGTCATGATAGAAAGCCAAGGCAGCGCGGGGATTCACTTCCGATCAGCATGGCATTTGCAGATGAGCTTTTCTGTGATGGGAAAGTCATGCCGCTTGCCCCTCCACTCAAGCTTCCACCGCGGCTTCAGAGGAACAGAAATGAAAAGCTGGCAAGCCAAGCAGAAACTGGTGCGTCTGTCCCGGGGTCTCCGAGTAATTTCGTGCTTAAATTGCCATTTGGATATAAGAGGTTGTGGAATGATGATTTTGATCCATTCATGGCGGCATTGAAAAATGTcaaggaggaaaagaagaagaaagcttcAGCTGCTACGCCCTCATATGCTACAAACAATCAGACTACGAATGAGCCTGGGGACGAAGACGCAACAACTTCTGCGCCTGCGCCTGAACCGATATCGAGAGAAATGGGTGGACAAATTGTTCCAAAGAGGCAACTGACTCAGCCGAAAGGAGTCGAGTTTGCAAGGCAAGTCAGACTTATTCAAATGGGCCAGATGAGTAAGTTGGACAAGTTAGGGAAGCAAAGTGAAAGAGATGAGAAAGCAGAATCAATGAGGAAGAAGCCAACATTTCTAAGGAGACTAAGCTTTAAGTCTGGCAGAGCAGCTCATTGTGAGGAGAAAAGGGTATCTCATTCCCGTCCTCATTCTCAACTAAGCAAGATGGCATTGATGAACTACAAGCCCAGAGGGTTACTTTGCTTGGGTTATAAGACAAGCTAG
- the LOC112169382 gene encoding uncharacterized protein LOC112169382, whose translation MGSSFAQALSAMLLIASMVAFCTANKDWKHGNYTGWGSNHGPYHLNTTNGPNNKIVVGGSDWHYGFNYADWSLKNNSFYVQDTLVFKYDPPNDTTRPHSVYLLPNLWSFINCDFSQARIVGSPTQGGGDGFQFVLKSWQPYYFACGEHDGAHCKDGMMRFFVFPKLRGWHY comes from the exons ATGGGTTCCAGTTTTGCACAAGCACTTTCTGCAATGCTGCTAATTGCTTCAATGGTGGCATTTTGCACTGCCAACAAGGATTGGAAGCACGGGAACTACACCGGTTGGGGTTCTAACCATGGTCCATATCACCTTAACACGACAAACGGACCCAACAATAAGATCGTTGTGGGTGGTTCGGACTGGCATTATGGTTTTAACTACGCAGATTGGTCTTTGAAAAATAACTCATTTTACGTCCAGGACACTCTAG TTTTCAAGTATGATCCACCAAACGACACCACACGTCCTCATAGCGTGTACTTGCTACCAAACCTTTGGAGCTTCATAAACTGCGACTTTAGCCAGGCCAGGATTGTGGGAAGTCCAACACAAGGAGGCGGAGACGGGTTTCAGTTCGTGCTCAAGAGCTGGCAGCCTTACTACTTCGCTTGTGGTGAGCACGATGGTGCTCATTGTAAGGACGGAATGATGAGGTTCTTTGTCTTCCCCAAGCTCCGCGGCTGGCACTACTGA